The Streptomyces sp. NBC_01775 genome includes a region encoding these proteins:
- a CDS encoding FAD-dependent monooxygenase encodes MKVIIAGGGIGGLTAAVAFHQRGWQVEILERAPEFTEIGAGVSIQPNGLRALDTLGLGDLLRSGGLADPLAGIRRASGGWLIRNDIDDLKRRFGQWVTVHRAALVDLLRAAVPAQALRPGTEVCHVQPDGTVRHSGGTSTADLVVGADGVHSVTRRSLWPHIPGPRYVGYTTWRFIAPPQPVEGSVETWGRGERFGHVPMPDGRVYCYMLANAPIGSHTHLDQLRERLTHWHGPIPTLLNTAGEDAVLQHDTCELPKLPTYVSGKVAILGDAAHAMTPNLGQGACQALEDAVTLAAAADTLGVRAGLEEYDRIRRPRTQMITRRSRQAGAPAHWTSPPLTALRDVALPLLPNSLFNRSITSAYAWTL; translated from the coding sequence ATGAAGGTGATCATTGCTGGCGGTGGCATCGGCGGGCTGACCGCAGCTGTCGCTTTCCATCAGCGTGGCTGGCAGGTGGAGATCCTTGAACGCGCTCCGGAGTTCACCGAGATCGGTGCGGGAGTGTCGATTCAGCCCAACGGCTTACGCGCGCTGGACACGCTGGGCCTCGGCGATCTCCTGCGTTCCGGCGGGCTGGCCGATCCGCTCGCGGGCATCCGTCGTGCGAGCGGGGGCTGGCTGATCCGCAACGACATCGACGACCTGAAACGCCGCTTCGGCCAGTGGGTGACCGTGCATCGGGCCGCCCTGGTCGACCTCCTGCGCGCGGCCGTGCCCGCACAGGCGCTGCGGCCCGGCACCGAGGTGTGCCATGTGCAGCCCGATGGCACAGTCCGCCACAGCGGCGGCACCTCCACCGCGGATCTCGTAGTGGGCGCTGACGGCGTGCACAGCGTGACACGGCGTTCTCTGTGGCCACACATCCCCGGACCGCGCTACGTCGGATACACCACCTGGCGCTTCATCGCGCCACCCCAGCCCGTCGAGGGGAGCGTGGAAACGTGGGGGCGAGGCGAGCGATTCGGGCATGTGCCGATGCCAGATGGCCGCGTCTACTGCTACATGCTGGCCAACGCCCCGATCGGCTCCCACACCCACCTGGACCAGCTACGCGAACGCCTCACGCACTGGCACGGCCCCATCCCCACACTACTGAACACCGCGGGCGAGGACGCGGTGTTGCAGCACGACACATGCGAGCTGCCGAAGTTGCCCACCTACGTCTCCGGAAAGGTCGCGATCCTCGGAGACGCCGCGCACGCCATGACCCCCAACCTGGGGCAGGGCGCCTGCCAGGCACTCGAGGACGCAGTCACCCTCGCCGCAGCAGCGGACACCCTCGGCGTGCGTGCGGGGCTGGAGGAATACGACCGCATCCGCAGGCCGCGCACCCAGATGATCACCCGCCGCTCCCGGCAGGCCGGCGCTCCCGCGCACTGGACGTCCCCGCCACTGACCGCCCTGCGAGACGTGGCTCTCCCACTCCTGCCCAATTCACTCTTCAACCGCTCGATCACTTCCGCCTACGCCTGGACGCTCTGA
- a CDS encoding class I SAM-dependent methyltransferase — protein sequence MNTQNCSFHTPATDDSHATSWTDEAVATSYATISGSTDWALGYPFVFRALGLERLDGGTLLDYGSGPGAVADLVARRYGVRVLAADISEAMLEKSRARANPALDHHLISDDRLALLPDGCADRAMCNFVLVCVPSQERLAQIFAEVYRLLRPGGTFTVLNPDHARVGVEFDCFELGEPGVEYEPGDPFPVRLKQQDGSWFSITDVFWPGEVYEELLRKAGFSSVRCEAPVLADAHGVADPSLLASRPWKPEQSTPPFLLFTAVK from the coding sequence ATGAACACTCAGAACTGTTCCTTCCACACCCCGGCCACCGACGACTCCCACGCGACGTCGTGGACGGACGAGGCGGTGGCAACCTCCTATGCCACCATCTCGGGCTCGACCGACTGGGCCCTCGGATACCCCTTCGTCTTCCGGGCCCTGGGACTGGAGCGACTCGACGGAGGCACGCTGCTCGACTACGGCAGCGGTCCCGGCGCGGTGGCCGACCTGGTGGCCCGACGGTACGGGGTGCGGGTCCTCGCGGCCGACATCTCCGAGGCCATGCTGGAGAAGTCCCGGGCCCGCGCCAACCCAGCACTGGACCACCACCTGATCAGCGACGACCGGCTCGCCCTGTTGCCCGACGGCTGCGCGGACCGTGCCATGTGCAACTTCGTCCTGGTGTGTGTCCCGAGCCAGGAACGACTGGCGCAGATCTTCGCCGAGGTGTACCGGCTGCTTCGGCCCGGCGGGACCTTCACCGTCCTCAACCCGGACCATGCACGCGTCGGTGTGGAGTTCGACTGCTTCGAACTCGGCGAGCCAGGCGTCGAGTACGAGCCGGGGGATCCGTTCCCCGTCCGCCTGAAGCAGCAGGACGGCTCTTGGTTCTCCATCACGGATGTCTTCTGGCCCGGCGAAGTCTATGAAGAGCTGTTGCGGAAGGCCGGATTCAGCAGCGTGCGGTGCGAAGCCCCGGTGTTGGCCGACGCCCATGGGGTGGCTGATCCGTCGCTCCTGGCCTCACGCCCCTGGAAACCCGAACAGAGCACACCTCCCTTCCTGTTGTTCACCGCGGTCAAATGA
- a CDS encoding ferredoxin → MSDHGTKERGKAPDSGGPPPVLRVRADREACCGAGQCVLEAPEIFQQDEEDGLVRLLSATPPVRLRSQAETAADLCPARALTVRLDPGGGDEVRAGADAPALRDHVVQ, encoded by the coding sequence GTGTCCGACCACGGTACGAAGGAGCGCGGGAAAGCCCCGGACTCCGGCGGTCCACCGCCGGTGCTACGGGTGCGGGCGGACCGGGAGGCGTGCTGCGGCGCGGGCCAGTGTGTGCTGGAGGCGCCGGAGATCTTCCAACAGGACGAGGAGGACGGCCTCGTACGGCTTCTGAGCGCCACACCGCCAGTCCGCTTGCGGAGCCAGGCAGAAACGGCCGCTGACCTGTGCCCGGCTCGCGCCCTCACCGTACGGCTGGACCCCGGGGGCGGAGACGAAGTCCGCGCGGGTGCGGACGCACCCGCGCTCCGTGACCACGTCGTCCAGTGA
- a CDS encoding DUF6640 family protein — protein MPLPRILIALVAAITMVSAVLADLVIPDLAAQHAFNPGWPPHAKFHDAQYMVMTVLLGLIGLVLALRQGRNTRGRLLCAAAVLATPWLSMIGALLFPGTATYDPEFSNQTLFILGVHGQVFMAITLALALLGATAATLRTPTDPPNPAESSASRAGRASPVRR, from the coding sequence ATGCCCCTCCCGCGAATCCTGATCGCCCTCGTCGCCGCGATCACAATGGTCAGCGCCGTGCTCGCCGATCTCGTCATCCCGGACCTGGCCGCCCAGCACGCCTTCAACCCCGGCTGGCCGCCCCACGCCAAGTTCCACGACGCCCAGTACATGGTGATGACGGTGCTCCTCGGCCTCATCGGCCTGGTCCTCGCCCTGCGGCAGGGCCGGAACACCCGCGGTCGGCTGCTGTGCGCAGCCGCGGTCCTGGCCACCCCCTGGCTCAGCATGATCGGCGCACTCCTGTTCCCCGGCACCGCCACCTACGACCCGGAGTTCTCCAACCAAACCCTCTTCATCCTCGGCGTGCACGGCCAGGTCTTCATGGCAATCACCCTGGCCCTGGCCCTGCTTGGCGCGACAGCGGCAACACTGCGCACACCCACAGACCCACCAAACCCGGCAGAGTCGTCTGCCAGTCGTGCAGGTAGAGCATCACCAGTGAGGCGGTGA
- a CDS encoding phytoene desaturase family protein produces the protein MPAHERYDAVIVGGGHNGLVAAAYLARAGRTVLVLERLGTTGGAAVSTRPFAGVDARVSRYSYLVSLLPRKIVRELGLDFTLRKRTVSSYTPVHRDGRPTGLLVGGGPDRTRESFERLTGGTAEYTAWEAFYGMTRRVAERVFPTLTEPLPTRDELRRRVGDDTAWRMLFEEPVGAAIEAHFSDDLVRGIVLTDALIGTFADAHDPSLRQNRCFLYHVIGDGTGDWDVPVGGMGAFTDALAAAARSAGAEIVTGHQVTHVETDGQQHAEVTYRTPEAEGRVNARHVLVGASPRELAALLGEDPPAPAEGAQLKVNMLLKRLPRLRDAAVDPHEAFAGTFHIAEGYDQLAATYADAAAGRLPAAPPSEIYCHSLTDPTILGPELAERGCHTLTLFGLHTPAHLFTGDNDAVRDALLNSALAQLDAHLAEPFADCLATDADGRPCIEAKTPLDLERDLQLPGGNIFHRDLAFPHAQEGTGRWGVETRHANVLLCGAGAVRGGGVSGIPGHNAAMAVLER, from the coding sequence ATGCCCGCACACGAGCGATACGACGCCGTCATCGTCGGCGGCGGCCACAACGGTCTGGTCGCCGCCGCCTACCTCGCCAGGGCGGGCCGCACCGTGCTGGTGCTGGAACGCCTGGGCACCACGGGCGGCGCTGCCGTCTCCACGCGTCCCTTCGCCGGGGTGGATGCCCGCGTGTCCCGCTACTCGTACCTTGTGAGCCTGCTCCCGCGCAAGATCGTCCGGGAGCTGGGGCTGGACTTCACGCTCCGCAAGCGCACGGTGTCCTCGTACACCCCGGTCCACCGCGATGGCCGCCCGACGGGCCTGCTCGTAGGCGGTGGCCCCGACCGCACGCGGGAGTCGTTCGAACGGCTCACCGGCGGCACCGCCGAGTACACCGCGTGGGAGGCTTTCTACGGCATGACCCGGCGCGTGGCCGAACGCGTCTTCCCGACCCTGACGGAGCCGCTGCCCACTCGGGACGAACTACGCCGCCGCGTCGGCGACGACACGGCCTGGCGCATGCTCTTCGAGGAGCCCGTCGGCGCCGCGATCGAGGCTCACTTCAGCGACGACCTGGTCCGCGGCATCGTCCTCACGGACGCCCTCATCGGCACCTTCGCGGACGCCCACGACCCGTCCCTCAGACAGAACCGGTGCTTCCTCTACCACGTGATCGGCGACGGCACCGGCGACTGGGACGTGCCCGTCGGCGGCATGGGGGCATTCACGGACGCGCTGGCCGCCGCCGCGCGGTCGGCGGGCGCGGAGATCGTCACCGGCCACCAGGTGACCCACGTCGAGACCGACGGTCAGCAGCACGCCGAAGTCACGTACCGGACGCCGGAGGCCGAAGGCCGGGTCAACGCCCGTCACGTCCTCGTGGGCGCCTCGCCCCGGGAGCTTGCCGCGCTGCTGGGCGAGGACCCGCCCGCTCCCGCCGAGGGAGCCCAACTCAAGGTCAACATGCTGCTGAAGCGGCTGCCGAGGCTCCGCGACGCGGCCGTCGACCCGCACGAGGCGTTCGCGGGCACCTTCCACATCGCCGAGGGCTACGACCAGCTGGCCGCCACGTACGCCGATGCCGCCGCCGGCAGGCTGCCCGCCGCCCCGCCCTCCGAGATCTACTGCCACTCGCTCACCGACCCCACCATCCTCGGACCCGAACTCGCCGAACGGGGCTGCCACACCCTCACCCTCTTCGGCCTTCACACCCCGGCCCACCTGTTCACCGGCGACAACGACGCCGTACGCGACGCGTTGCTGAACTCGGCCCTGGCCCAGCTCGACGCCCACCTCGCCGAGCCGTTCGCGGACTGTCTGGCCACCGACGCCGACGGCAGGCCCTGCATCGAGGCGAAAACCCCGCTCGACCTGGAACGCGACCTCCAACTTCCCGGCGGCAACATTTTCCATCGCGATCTCGCCTTCCCGCACGCCCAGGAGGGCACAGGACGCTGGGGCGTGGAGACCCGGCACGCCAACGTCCTGCTCTGCGGCGCGGGCGCCGTGCGCGGCGGCGGCGTCAGCGGCATCCCGGGCCATAACGCGGCCATGGCCGTGCTGGAACGCTAG
- a CDS encoding TetR/AcrR family transcriptional regulator, with the protein MSAGTSSRRERLRRATLGEIHTAARKLLVEQGSTAVTINAVARQVGMSGPALYHYYASHDELVGAVTADFFRELATTMEHARDAHTDAPVGERILAACRAMRAWASTHPAEFGWIFASPITPPNRQPDSARHQAAQRFEQVLLDLTVELWKTRPFPVPDLAGLPASLRGQLTAYSATIDGRLPPEAAHVFLSCWTRLYGLLCMEVLHQLDFAYSDLEPVFEECLRDLAGVLGL; encoded by the coding sequence ATGTCCGCAGGGACCAGCAGCAGGCGGGAGAGGCTGCGCCGGGCGACCCTCGGGGAGATCCACACGGCCGCGCGCAAGCTCCTGGTCGAGCAGGGATCGACCGCGGTGACCATCAACGCGGTCGCCAGGCAGGTGGGCATGAGCGGCCCGGCCCTGTACCACTACTACGCCAGCCACGACGAGCTGGTCGGCGCGGTGACAGCGGACTTCTTCCGCGAGTTGGCCACCACCATGGAACACGCCCGTGACGCCCACACCGACGCGCCGGTCGGGGAGCGCATACTCGCGGCCTGCCGAGCCATGCGCGCCTGGGCGAGCACCCATCCCGCCGAGTTCGGCTGGATCTTCGCCAGCCCGATCACCCCGCCGAACCGGCAGCCGGACTCGGCACGCCACCAGGCCGCGCAGCGTTTCGAGCAGGTTCTGCTGGACCTGACGGTCGAGCTGTGGAAGACGCGACCGTTTCCGGTGCCCGATCTGGCCGGCCTGCCCGCGTCACTGCGCGGGCAGCTGACCGCCTACTCCGCCACCATCGACGGGCGCCTGCCGCCCGAGGCCGCGCACGTCTTCCTGTCCTGCTGGACCAGGCTGTACGGCCTGCTGTGCATGGAAGTCCTGCACCAACTGGACTTCGCCTACTCCGATCTGGAACCCGTCTTCGAGGAATGCCTACGCGACCTGGCCGGCGTCCTCGGCCTGTAG
- a CDS encoding cytochrome P450: MDVSTLTFPFGYRGDEIPPVLRRLQTGEPVTRVKAEDGAPAWLVTSYELVSAVLKDTRFSLSRTADQSAPQRDTAPFPPVAVRSMRTLTECGLRDEVMRHLGPGQQTVPSWWVADRARQRATEMARQGRPVDLIAHFARPLTLDIACRLLGLPREDGDFLAEQVENDINFGARTSGPDEHVWAGFYAYLPERLLPGSEPAHGLLGDLARGARERGAPSEQTLVDISAMLVISAVANPMAVLTGAAIVLLRHPEAVRRLRAEPGAWPGAADELLRHVVTVGGGLARVAVEDVRLGGVLISAGDLVLIATDVAGFDSAVFHDPDRLALERRNASGHLAFGGGRHYCPASQFNRNILIAALDSLLTTLPDIRLARALHELEWIPDRHVLQPRALPVTC, translated from the coding sequence GTGGATGTATCGACCCTGACCTTTCCGTTCGGCTATCGAGGCGACGAGATCCCACCCGTACTACGACGCCTCCAGACCGGGGAGCCGGTCACCCGGGTAAAGGCCGAGGACGGAGCCCCCGCTTGGCTGGTCACCAGCTACGAGTTGGTCAGCGCCGTCCTGAAAGACACCAGGTTCAGCCTGAGCAGGACCGCCGACCAGTCGGCCCCCCAGCGGGACACCGCTCCCTTCCCGCCCGTCGCCGTCCGCAGCATGCGCACGCTCACCGAGTGCGGGTTGCGGGATGAGGTGATGCGGCACCTCGGGCCCGGCCAGCAGACCGTGCCCAGTTGGTGGGTCGCCGACCGTGCCCGGCAACGAGCCACCGAGATGGCGCGGCAAGGCCGGCCGGTCGATCTGATCGCTCACTTCGCCCGTCCCCTCACGCTGGACATCGCGTGCCGTTTGCTGGGGCTGCCACGCGAGGACGGCGACTTCCTGGCCGAGCAGGTCGAGAACGACATCAACTTCGGAGCGCGTACGAGCGGACCGGACGAACACGTCTGGGCGGGCTTCTACGCCTACCTGCCAGAGCGGCTGCTGCCAGGAAGCGAACCGGCGCACGGGCTGCTCGGCGATCTGGCCAGGGGGGCACGGGAGCGCGGGGCGCCGTCCGAGCAGACACTTGTGGACATCTCGGCCATGCTCGTCATCTCCGCGGTCGCCAACCCGATGGCCGTGCTCACCGGCGCCGCGATCGTCCTTCTCCGGCACCCCGAGGCGGTCCGGCGGCTGCGGGCGGAGCCCGGAGCCTGGCCGGGAGCGGCGGATGAACTCCTGCGTCACGTCGTCACCGTGGGTGGCGGTCTGGCCCGGGTCGCGGTGGAGGACGTCCGCCTCGGCGGTGTCCTGATCAGCGCGGGTGATCTGGTGCTGATCGCCACCGACGTCGCCGGTTTCGATTCCGCCGTCTTCCACGACCCCGACCGGCTCGCTCTGGAGCGCCGGAACGCCTCGGGGCATCTGGCCTTCGGCGGCGGACGGCACTACTGCCCGGCTTCTCAGTTCAACCGAAACATCCTGATCGCAGCGCTGGACAGCCTGCTGACCACGCTGCCCGACATCCGGCTGGCCAGGGCCCTTCACGAACTGGAATGGATCCCCGACCGGCATGTGCTCCAGCCCCGTGCGCTTCCGGTGACCTGCTGA
- a CDS encoding cytochrome P450 — MTDTTTTDSETAETAPHAAGAAGSVPPVFFPLPRESLLDPPAVLARWRQEQPVHMVALPGGRHTWLVTRYADARAVLTDPRFSSMSERPGFPTVQAEPIQSVPGAFLEYDPPAHGRLRRMLTKDFTPKRVAGLRPAVERITGGLLDALCAHGPPADLVEHFALPLPVAVICEVLGVPYEDRHLFHEWGRLIGSLTAPSHEVSTAVEEFDAYLRDLLRAKAAEPRDDLLSRLMADQVHTGELALDETVGVAMVLLVAGHDPSSKALGLAVVQLLQAPELQRELCAAPERLSGVVEELLRFLSPFHTAFRQATENVTVGGVTVRADEGVLVSLQAANHDPGVFEEPDRLHCARNRPRHHLGFGYGIHQCLGQHLARLELTVALRELFRRLPGLRLAVPVETLAFQERGVVDGPAAVPVRW; from the coding sequence ATGACCGACACCACCACCACCGACTCTGAGACAGCGGAGACTGCGCCCCACGCCGCCGGGGCTGCCGGAAGCGTGCCCCCCGTCTTCTTTCCGCTGCCGCGCGAGAGCCTGCTCGACCCACCGGCGGTACTCGCCCGTTGGCGGCAGGAGCAACCCGTGCACATGGTTGCTCTCCCCGGAGGGCGGCACACCTGGCTGGTGACCCGCTACGCCGACGCCCGCGCCGTGCTGACCGACCCACGGTTCAGCTCGATGTCCGAGCGGCCCGGTTTCCCCACCGTCCAGGCCGAACCCATCCAGTCGGTGCCCGGCGCCTTCCTGGAGTACGACCCGCCCGCACACGGCCGCCTCCGCCGCATGCTGACCAAGGACTTCACCCCCAAACGGGTCGCCGGCCTGCGGCCGGCTGTAGAGCGCATCACCGGTGGGCTCCTCGACGCACTGTGTGCGCACGGCCCACCCGCCGACCTGGTGGAGCACTTCGCCCTGCCCCTGCCGGTCGCGGTGATCTGCGAGGTGCTGGGGGTGCCCTACGAGGACCGGCACCTCTTCCACGAGTGGGGCCGGCTGATCGGCAGTCTCACAGCCCCGTCGCACGAGGTGAGCACCGCTGTCGAGGAATTCGACGCGTACCTGCGCGACCTGCTCCGGGCGAAGGCAGCCGAGCCGCGGGACGACCTGCTGAGCCGTCTGATGGCCGACCAAGTCCACACTGGCGAACTGGCGCTGGACGAGACCGTCGGCGTGGCGATGGTGCTGCTGGTGGCCGGACACGACCCGTCCTCCAAAGCACTCGGACTGGCCGTCGTCCAACTGCTCCAGGCGCCCGAGTTGCAGCGGGAACTGTGCGCCGCCCCGGAGCGGCTTTCCGGGGTGGTCGAGGAACTGCTCCGCTTCCTGTCGCCGTTCCACACCGCTTTCCGGCAGGCCACCGAGAACGTCACCGTCGGTGGGGTCACCGTACGGGCCGACGAGGGCGTGCTGGTTTCCCTACAGGCCGCCAACCACGATCCGGGGGTCTTCGAGGAACCCGACCGCCTGCACTGCGCCCGGAACCGGCCGCGCCACCACCTCGGCTTCGGCTACGGCATCCATCAGTGTCTGGGGCAGCACCTGGCCCGGCTGGAACTTACGGTCGCGCTCCGGGAGCTGTTCCGACGGCTGCCCGGCCTGCGGCTGGCCGTGCCCGTGGAGACGCTCGCCTTCCAGGAACGCGGCGTTGTCGACGGTCCCGCTGCCGTCCCTGTGAGGTGGTGA
- a CDS encoding nucleoside deaminase, translating to MSRGEQVAPSLGAFVVEEEYTERDREGLLRAVRTARAALMRGDPPFGAVITDAAGRERVSIGNTQISTADVMAHAEFDAARQAARTMPARELRGATLYSTAEPCAMCAAAVYWSGIGRVVYAVGVGQLSAMFGHDEEYPFLNLPCRSVFAAGQRPTRLVGPTDLREAVDLWHEFLNRST from the coding sequence ATGTCCCGGGGCGAACAAGTGGCACCGTCTCTCGGGGCGTTCGTGGTTGAGGAGGAATACACCGAGCGGGATCGCGAGGGACTCCTGCGTGCCGTGCGCACGGCTCGTGCGGCCCTTATGCGCGGCGACCCGCCGTTCGGGGCGGTCATCACGGACGCCGCGGGCCGGGAGCGTGTCAGCATCGGCAATACGCAGATCAGCACAGCAGATGTCATGGCGCATGCGGAGTTCGATGCCGCCCGCCAGGCAGCTCGTACGATGCCGGCCCGGGAGTTGCGTGGCGCCACGCTGTACAGCACCGCCGAGCCCTGCGCCATGTGTGCCGCGGCGGTGTACTGGTCCGGGATCGGCCGCGTTGTCTACGCGGTCGGGGTAGGGCAGCTGTCCGCCATGTTCGGTCATGACGAGGAGTATCCGTTCCTCAACCTGCCCTGCCGCTCGGTGTTCGCAGCGGGCCAGCGGCCGACGCGCTTGGTCGGCCCCACGGACCTGCGTGAGGCCGTGGACTTGTGGCACGAGTTCCTGAATCGGAGTACGTAG